A genomic stretch from Penicillium digitatum chromosome 4, complete sequence includes:
- a CDS encoding Mitochondrial import inner membrane translocase subunit, with protein MDHSRDPCPWVALSDFGGAFCMGAIGGAVWHGVKGFRNSPYGERRIGALTAIKARAPVLGGNFGCWGGLFSIYDCSIKGIRKKEDPYNAIIAGFFTGGSLAIRGGYKAARNSAIMCAVFLAVIEGVGIGFQRMMADNTKLELPPPPPSEHKALA; from the exons ATGGATCACTCACGCGATCCATGCCCCTGGGTTGCTCTGAGCGACTTTGGCGGTGCTTTCTGCATGGGCGCCATCGGAGGTGCCGTCTGGCACGGTGTCAAGGGATTCCGCAACAGTCCCTACGGCGAACGCCGGATAGGTGCTCTCACAGCTATCAAGGCGCGCGCCCCCGTCCTCGGTGGTAACTTCGGCTGTTGGGGTGGACTTTTCAGTATATACGACTGTTCAATCAAGGGAATTCGCAAGAAGGAAGATCCATACAATGCTATTATCGCTGGTTTCTTTACCGGTGGTTCCCTCGCTATCCGTGGTGGTTACAAGGCCGCCCGAAACTCTGCTATTATGTGTGCTGTCTTCCTTGCTGTGATTGAGGGTGTCGGTATTGGTTTCCAGCGCATGATGGCTGATAATACGAAGCTCGAG cttcctccccctcccccatcCGAGCACAAGGCTTTGGCTTaa